ACGCCGGCCAGCGACGTGTGGCCCCCGACCACGTAGAGGCAATTCTCCAGCTCGGCGGAGCCGTGGCCGAAGCGGGCGATCAGCATGGGCGCCGCCTTGGACCACTCCTCGTGGACTGTGTTGTACACCCACACGTCCTTGGAGACCCCGTTCTCGGAGCCCCGGCCCCCCGTGACGTAGACCTTGCAGCCGATGGCCGAGGCGCTGAACTCCTTGCGGGGGCTGGGCAGGTCCGCCTTGGGGATGATCTCCTTGGCCTTGTGGTCCACCTGGTAGATCTTGTCACACATAAAGGTCTGGCCCCCGAGGATGAGCAGTGTGTGGCCGGCCCGGCGCGGCCGGGCGCAAGGGCTGGTGACTACGCCGTCGTTCTGCAGGATCCGGGCCTTGCAGCGCAGCGCCTCGTCCACCAGCAGCCGCGTGCGCTCATCCGCCATGAGCAGGGCGTCTCCGGACACGGCCTCCTTCAGGCAGTCGGAGGGAAGCAGGGCCAGCCGCACGCCGCGGAGGAGCTCGGGCAGGTGGGCCTTGCGCTGCTCCAGGTCGTGCCGGACCCACTGCAGCACGGCCTCGAAGACCACGCGCTCGTCCTCCGCCTCCAGCTCGTCGCTGGAGACGAGGTCCATCAGAGTGTCCTTGGAGAGGCTGTTGAAGTCGTCACTCTGGCGCACGGCCTCGAAGTGCACCAGGCACATGCGCCAGGAGAACTCGTAGAGCCGGCGACACTGGTGGGCGTCCGACAGCAGCATCATGCCCAGGCAGTTGGATGGGAACAGGTTCTTCTCCAGGAACTCAGCAGCAGCGTCCCGCACGTCGTGGAACTGCAGCATGTCGCCCGCCTCCAGCAGCGACTCGGCGTTCTCCTCGTTGATGACGATGCGCGACGAGTAGGCGAAGTCCAGCAGCAGCTCCAGCACCTCGGGGTGCAGGTTGTCCTGGAAGTTGACCGTGTCGTCGTGGCTCTCCCGCAGGCCGTGGCTGAACATGGCCTCGAAGTAGCGGCTGGAGGCGGCCAGCACGGCGCGGTGGCAGGGGAAGGCGCGGTCGCCGGCCCAGAGCGTCACGTCGGTGAACATGCGGTGCTTGCGCAGCGTGTTGAGGTGCGCCAGCACGCAGTCGGGGTGCGAGGCCTTGTGGAACAGCGTGATGTTCATGGAGCCCGTGCTGCCCCGCGACTTGCGGGTCTCGTGGACGCTGACCGACATGCTG
The window above is part of the Dama dama isolate Ldn47 chromosome 13, ASM3311817v1, whole genome shotgun sequence genome. Proteins encoded here:
- the KLHL25 gene encoding kelch-like protein 25 yields the protein MSVSVHETRKSRGSTGSMNITLFHKASHPDCVLAHLNTLRKHRMFTDVTLWAGDRAFPCHRAVLAASSRYFEAMFSHGLRESHDDTVNFQDNLHPEVLELLLDFAYSSRIVINEENAESLLEAGDMLQFHDVRDAAAEFLEKNLFPSNCLGMMLLSDAHQCRRLYEFSWRMCLVHFEAVRQSDDFNSLSKDTLMDLVSSDELEAEDERVVFEAVLQWVRHDLEQRKAHLPELLRGVRLALLPSDCLKEAVSGDALLMADERTRLLVDEALRCKARILQNDGVVTSPCARPRRAGHTLLILGGQTFMCDKIYQVDHKAKEIIPKADLPSPRKEFSASAIGCKVYVTGGRGSENGVSKDVWVYNTVHEEWSKAAPMLIARFGHGSAELENCLYVVGGHTSLAGVFPASPSVSLKQVEKYDPGANKWTMVAPLRDGVSNAAVVSAKLKLFVFGGTSIHRDMVSKVQCYDPSENRWSIKAECPQPWRYTAAAVLGSQIFIMGGDTEFTAASAYRFDCESNQWTRIGDMTAKRMSCHALASGNKLYVVGGYFGTQRCKTLDCYDPTSDTWNCVTTVPYSLIPTAFVSTWKHLPA